A single genomic interval of Pseudomonadota bacterium harbors:
- a CDS encoding prepilin-type N-terminal cleavage/methylation domain-containing protein, translating into MPKRQSGFTLIELMIVIAIIGILASIAVPSYRDYVRKSNAAEALALLKTMSDKAIHFYNVNGTFPFRTSTIAAWDSSVSATETDYATDVVHSIHFRNDVGPANSGQVWVRLNGGVFGPSGRRHLRAVLQDRGGIITVDWCDQTGGWPTETDIWHYFDCP; encoded by the coding sequence GTGCCCAAGCGACAGTCCGGCTTTACCCTAATTGAGTTGATGATTGTGATCGCCATCATCGGCATTCTTGCGTCGATCGCTGTGCCGTCCTACCGCGACTACGTGCGCAAGAGCAACGCGGCGGAGGCGCTGGCTTTGCTCAAGACCATGTCCGACAAGGCGATCCACTTTTACAACGTGAACGGCACCTTCCCGTTTCGGACGTCGACCATCGCAGCGTGGGATTCGAGTGTCTCGGCGACAGAAACCGACTACGCAACCGATGTGGTGCACTCAATCCACTTCCGAAACGATGTCGGGCCAGCCAATTCTGGTCAGGTGTGGGTGCGGCTGAACGGCGGCGTCTTTGGGCCCAGCGGTCGGCGCCATTTGCGTGCTGTGCTGCAAGATCGCGGTGGTATCATCACGGTCGACTGGTGCGATCAAACCGGTGGCTGGCCCACTGAGACCGATATCTGGCACTACTTTGACTGCCCATAG
- a CDS encoding DUF3726 domain-containing protein — MIVSLGEVEAMVRKAARGAGWPWGHAEELGASARALCAAGFPGAALAAALLDAHGDDGTCPIRQSAHWCDTRQLPDASVTVRCPLLSVPLLATVFCSDNRVLQARWDGAMITADATGHTCADDPHRAATTGARGIKFTAVHHTPASQAVARAVGVEVQDANWHALDRHAQHSYVPASEQSRMGAGPTD, encoded by the coding sequence GTGATCGTGTCGCTCGGCGAAGTGGAGGCGATGGTGCGCAAGGCCGCGCGCGGCGCTGGCTGGCCGTGGGGCCATGCCGAGGAACTCGGCGCGAGTGCGCGGGCCTTGTGCGCGGCAGGGTTTCCCGGCGCCGCGCTGGCGGCAGCGCTGCTGGACGCACACGGCGACGACGGTACCTGTCCGATTCGTCAGTCCGCGCACTGGTGTGACACCCGGCAGCTGCCTGACGCTTCCGTCACCGTGCGCTGCCCGCTGTTGAGCGTGCCGTTGCTTGCGACGGTGTTCTGTTCTGACAACCGTGTCCTTCAGGCCCGGTGGGACGGGGCCATGATCACCGCCGATGCTACCGGCCACACCTGCGCAGACGACCCACACCGGGCCGCGACCACCGGCGCCCGCGGTATCAAGTTCACCGCCGTACACCACACACCCGCCAGCCAGGCGGTTGCGCGCGCCGTCGGCGTCGAGGTGCAAGATGCCAACTGGCACGCGCTCGACCGCCACGCCCAACACAGCTACGTGCCAGCCAGCGAGCAATCGCGCATGGGCGCCGGGCCAACAGACTGA